The following are encoded in a window of Chloroflexota bacterium genomic DNA:
- the gnd gene encoding decarboxylating 6-phosphogluconate dehydrogenase: MELGMIGLGRMGANMVFRLLRGGHRVVAYDVRAEAVREVEAQGAAGAGSLAELAAQLTPPRAAWVMTPAGEVTERTINAVCGALSPGDVVIDGGNANYKDSMRRAAALKEQGIYFLDAGTSGGVWGLTEGYSLMIGGEKEAFDLVEPIFQTLAPGPDRGYGHVGPAGAGHFAKMVHNGIEYGMMQAYAEGFELMKAKEEFGLDLPQIAEIWRYGSVVRSWLLDLTAEALQGDPDMSSLQPYVEDSGEGRWTVDESVALAVPTPVITLALQMRFRSRQDDSYGAKLLAAMRNQFGGHAVRKAE, encoded by the coding sequence ATGGAACTCGGGATGATAGGCCTGGGGCGCATGGGCGCCAACATGGTCTTCCGGCTCCTGCGCGGCGGCCACCGCGTCGTCGCATACGACGTCCGCGCCGAAGCCGTCCGCGAGGTCGAGGCCCAAGGCGCCGCCGGCGCCGGCTCCCTCGCCGAGCTCGCTGCCCAGTTAACGCCCCCGCGCGCCGCATGGGTGATGACCCCAGCCGGCGAGGTCACGGAGCGCACTATCAACGCAGTCTGCGGCGCCCTGTCGCCCGGCGACGTCGTCATCGATGGCGGCAACGCCAACTACAAGGACAGTATGCGCCGCGCCGCCGCCCTCAAGGAGCAGGGCATCTACTTCCTCGACGCCGGCACCAGCGGTGGCGTCTGGGGCCTTACCGAGGGCTACAGCCTCATGATCGGCGGCGAGAAGGAAGCCTTTGACCTCGTCGAGCCCATCTTCCAGACCCTCGCCCCCGGCCCGGACCGCGGCTACGGCCACGTCGGCCCCGCCGGTGCGGGCCACTTCGCGAAGATGGTCCACAACGGCATCGAGTACGGCATGATGCAGGCCTACGCCGAGGGCTTTGAGCTGATGAAGGCCAAGGAGGAGTTCGGCCTTGACCTCCCGCAGATTGCCGAGATCTGGCGCTACGGTAGCGTCGTCCGCTCTTGGCTCCTCGACCTCACCGCCGAAGCGCTGCAGGGCGACCCGGACATGTCGAGCCTGCAGCCCTACGTCGAGGACTCGGGCGAGGGCCGCTGGACCGTCGACGAGTCCGTCGCCCTCGCCGTGCCCACGCCGGTCATCACCCTCGCCCTGCAGATGCGCTTCCGCTCCCGCCAGGACGACTCCTACGGCGCGAAGCTCCTCGCCGCCATGCGCAACCAGTTCGGCGGCCACGCGGTCAGGAAGGCCGAGTAA
- a CDS encoding sulfite exporter TauE/SafE family protein, which produces MDMAEILSLWWVYPAAVCIATLAISTGISGGLFFAPFFLLVVGLPPAQAIGGGLMTMIAGTGSGAFSYNRQGVVDFTIVRSLLLVTVPFAMGGAVVALIVDADALRAALGAGLIALAGFLLWTNLRRSTSRRSREGGNPDATDKATAPSDPVEGSSAAAVVQARDGREYHYTRPGRTGSQAMGAGGAFLQGLMGAGLPEVTTTQLVLRGKLPPRIAVATSVTTLTVTVFFAALIHAIGGEPPWHVVVWSMPGALTGAQFGARLQAKLPPNVSQRFLAVVFLAVGILVIALRDAG; this is translated from the coding sequence ATGGACATGGCGGAAATCCTCTCCCTCTGGTGGGTCTACCCCGCCGCCGTCTGCATCGCGACCCTCGCCATCTCGACGGGCATCAGCGGCGGCCTCTTCTTCGCGCCCTTCTTCCTCCTCGTCGTCGGCCTGCCGCCCGCCCAGGCCATCGGTGGCGGCCTGATGACGATGATCGCCGGCACGGGCTCCGGCGCCTTCAGCTACAACCGCCAGGGCGTCGTAGACTTCACCATCGTCCGCTCGCTCCTGCTCGTGACCGTCCCCTTCGCCATGGGCGGCGCAGTCGTCGCCCTCATAGTCGACGCCGACGCCCTCCGAGCCGCCTTGGGAGCAGGCCTCATCGCCCTCGCCGGCTTCCTCCTCTGGACCAACCTCCGCCGATCAACCTCTCGTCGTTCCCGCGAAGGTGGGAACCCCGACGCCACGGACAAGGCTACGGCTCCCTCTGACCCCGTCGAAGGCTCCTCCGCCGCGGCCGTCGTCCAAGCCCGTGACGGCCGCGAGTACCATTACACCCGCCCCGGCCGCACCGGAAGCCAGGCGATGGGCGCGGGCGGCGCATTCCTGCAGGGCCTCATGGGCGCTGGACTCCCCGAGGTCACCACCACCCAGCTCGTCCTTCGAGGCAAGCTCCCGCCGCGAATCGCCGTTGCGACCTCCGTCACGACGCTGACCGTCACCGTCTTCTTCGCCGCCCTCATCCACGCCATCGGCGGCGAGCCTCCATGGCACGTCGTCGTTTGGTCCATGCCCGGCGCTCTCACCGGCGCCCAGTTCGGCGCCCGCCTCCAGGCCAAGCTCCCCCCCAACGTCTCCCAACGCTTCCTCGCCGTAGTCTTCCTCGCCGTCGGCATCCTAGTCATAGCCCTCCGCGATGCGGGGTAA
- a CDS encoding D-glycerate dehydrogenase, whose protein sequence is MIDGRVFVTREIAPDALARLREEFAEVDVWEAYEPPPPDKLAERAAGCVAIVTMISDRVDAELLNAAPTLRVVANMAVGYNNVDVATCAGRGVLVSNTPDVLEETTADLAFALMLAVARHVVASDADTRAGNWGLWHPALWLGTDVYGATLGIVGMGAIGSAVARRARGFDMRLRYTANNRRTEAEAALGAVYVPDLKELLAQSDFVSLHVPLTVSTHNLMGAAELAAMRPTAFLINTSRGDVVDTEALLTALREGQIAGAGLDVTAPEPIPADHPLLALPNVVVTPHIGSASFATRRRMAMMAVENAIAACKGEAMPSRVAG, encoded by the coding sequence ATGATTGACGGACGGGTGTTTGTCACGCGGGAAATTGCGCCCGACGCGCTGGCCCGGCTGCGGGAGGAGTTTGCCGAGGTGGACGTGTGGGAGGCGTATGAGCCGCCGCCACCGGACAAGCTCGCCGAGCGGGCTGCGGGGTGCGTCGCCATCGTGACGATGATCTCGGACCGGGTGGACGCAGAACTGCTGAACGCGGCGCCGACGCTCAGGGTCGTCGCGAACATGGCCGTCGGGTACAACAACGTCGACGTGGCGACGTGCGCGGGGCGGGGCGTGCTGGTCTCCAACACACCGGACGTGCTGGAGGAGACGACGGCGGACCTGGCCTTCGCGCTGATGCTGGCGGTGGCGCGGCACGTGGTGGCGTCCGACGCGGACACGCGGGCGGGCAACTGGGGGCTGTGGCACCCGGCGCTGTGGCTGGGGACGGACGTGTACGGGGCGACGCTGGGCATCGTTGGCATGGGCGCGATTGGGAGCGCGGTGGCGCGGCGGGCCCGGGGGTTCGACATGCGCCTCCGGTACACGGCGAACAACCGCCGGACGGAGGCGGAAGCGGCGCTGGGGGCCGTGTACGTGCCGGACCTAAAAGAGCTGCTGGCACAGAGCGACTTTGTGTCGCTGCACGTGCCGCTGACGGTCTCTACGCACAACCTCATGGGCGCGGCGGAGCTGGCGGCGATGCGACCGACGGCGTTCCTCATCAACACCTCTCGCGGGGACGTCGTGGATACTGAGGCGCTGCTGACGGCGCTGCGGGAAGGGCAGATTGCCGGGGCGGGGCTGGACGTGACGGCGCCGGAGCCGATCCCGGCCGACCACCCGCTACTGGCGCTGCCGAACGTGGTGGTGACGCCGCACATCGGGAGCGCGAGCTTCGCGACGCGGCGTCGGATGGCGATGATGGCAGTCGAGAACGCGATCGCGGCGTGCAAGGGAGAGGCGATGCCGAGCCGGGTGGCGGGGTAG
- a CDS encoding DUF951 domain-containing protein: MPPILDLHLGDILTLKKQHPCGGSTWEVVRVGMDIGIVCRTCNRRVMLPRSELERRVKRHEQAQ, encoded by the coding sequence TTGCCGCCGATCCTCGACCTGCACCTCGGAGACATCCTCACGCTGAAGAAGCAGCACCCCTGCGGTGGCTCGACGTGGGAAGTCGTGCGGGTAGGTATGGACATCGGCATCGTCTGCCGGACGTGCAACCGCCGAGTCATGCTCCCGAGAAGCGAGCTGGAGCGGCGCGTAAAACGCCACGAACAGGCTCAGTAG
- the pgl gene encoding 6-phosphogluconolactonase, producing the protein MPHPPDIHIHATPHEAAEALAREVSRLSADAIAERSRFTIALAGGSTPAALYRLLALPPYVAEIDWPRWHVLWGDERCVPPDHPDSNYGMAKRTLIDHVPIPESHVHRMAGEAPPQQAADAYAATLAGALAPDGRLDFALLGVGDDGHTASLFPDTASLAENERSVVANWVPHLDTHRITLTLPTLNRARHVAVLATGADKADAVRRALAPNAADATPPIALVIPEDSAVVWHLTAAAAASLLHSGESRNPGEGQPDNAHSHPANDPSGQS; encoded by the coding sequence ATGCCCCATCCCCCTGACATCCATATCCATGCGACGCCCCACGAAGCCGCCGAGGCCCTCGCCCGTGAGGTCTCCCGCCTCTCCGCCGACGCCATCGCCGAGCGCTCCCGCTTCACGATAGCCCTCGCCGGCGGCAGCACCCCCGCCGCCCTCTACCGCCTGCTCGCCTTGCCCCCGTACGTCGCCGAGATCGACTGGCCCCGCTGGCACGTCCTCTGGGGCGACGAGCGCTGCGTCCCGCCGGACCACCCCGACAGCAACTACGGCATGGCCAAGCGCACCCTCATCGACCACGTCCCCATCCCCGAATCGCATGTCCACCGCATGGCGGGCGAAGCCCCGCCGCAGCAGGCTGCCGACGCCTATGCCGCCACCCTCGCCGGCGCCCTGGCCCCCGACGGCCGCCTGGACTTCGCCCTCCTCGGCGTCGGCGATGACGGCCACACCGCCTCCCTATTCCCCGACACCGCATCCCTCGCCGAGAACGAGCGCTCTGTCGTCGCCAACTGGGTCCCCCACCTGGACACCCACCGCATCACCCTGACGCTCCCGACACTCAACCGAGCCCGCCACGTCGCCGTCCTCGCCACCGGCGCGGACAAAGCCGACGCCGTCCGCCGCGCGCTTGCCCCAAACGCAGCCGACGCCACGCCCCCCATAGCCCTCGTCATCCCTGAAGACTCAGCCGTAGTCTGGCACCTGACCGCCGCCGCCGCCGCCTCACTCCTCCATTCCGGCGAAAGCCGGAATCCAGGAGAGGGGCAGCCCGACAACGCGCACTCTCACCCTGCCAACGACCCCTCGGGCCAGAGCTAG
- a CDS encoding bifunctional transaldolase/phosoglucose isomerase, whose translation MANPLQETKKLGQSIWYDNVSRGLIASGTMAALVEAGITGLTSNPTIFEKAIAAGADYDEQLLALALAGATATEAFEGLAIEDIQAVADLLRPVYDATGGADGFASLEVSPTLAHDTEATVAEAERLFAALDRPNVMIKVPGTPEGVPAVERLIGQGINVNVTLLFHRDAYSRVRDAYIAGLERLAEAGGDLSRVASVASFFVSRVDSAVDGLLEPWVQSGEEELADLLGKAAIANAALAYRDFQETVATQRFQSLKAKGARAQRPLWASTGTKNAAYSDVLYIDSLIAPDTVNTMPPATLESYLDHGNVALSLEPSIPEADRVMDALEANGVSMTEVTDKLLADGVKAFADSFVTLLANVEEKKAALLASHYAATAALGESQPAVDAAVADLVERDAVRRIWDADHTLWKPDPTEITNRLGWLTLPTAMRPHAEALQSFAGEVSGMGIDDVVLLGMGGSSLGAEALRSVFGEAPGRPRLTVLDTTVPEWTAAVRDAIDIRRTLFLVSSKSGGTLETLTGYRYFRKLVDDALGTEGGTRFVAITDEGSGLERLARDEGFLRTFLNPETIGGRYSVLSYFGLVPAVLTGIDVAALLDRAALMQCACAPGVPAGDHPGLQLGASIGALARAGRDKLTFVTTPALGCFGLWAEQLIAESLGKEGVGIVPVANEPLLGPESYGADRVFAYLCLDGDDAQATDGAIAALEAAGHPVLRFTLRDRNDLAAEMYRWEFATAVAGAVLGVNPFDQPNVQGAKDKTAEVLDAYARDGALPAAAETCSFDELLAQAAPGDYLCIMAYVRQTPEVDAALEALRLRVMQRHGITTTSGYGPRFLHSTGQLHKGGPATGVFLQITTDHPNDIDIPGQGYSFGTLADAQSFGDLQALQAAGLRAARVRLSANAVAEGIAAL comes from the coding sequence GTGGCTAACCCCTTGCAGGAAACCAAGAAGCTCGGCCAGTCCATCTGGTATGACAACGTAAGCCGCGGCCTCATCGCCTCCGGCACAATGGCCGCCCTCGTCGAGGCAGGCATCACCGGCCTGACCTCCAACCCCACCATCTTCGAGAAGGCCATTGCCGCGGGCGCCGACTACGACGAGCAGCTTCTCGCCCTCGCCCTCGCCGGTGCCACCGCCACCGAGGCCTTCGAGGGCCTTGCCATCGAGGACATCCAGGCCGTCGCCGACCTCCTCCGCCCCGTATATGACGCCACCGGCGGCGCCGACGGCTTCGCGTCCCTCGAGGTCAGCCCAACCCTCGCCCACGACACTGAGGCCACCGTCGCCGAGGCCGAACGTCTCTTCGCGGCCCTCGACCGCCCCAACGTCATGATCAAGGTGCCCGGAACGCCCGAGGGCGTCCCCGCCGTCGAGCGTCTCATTGGGCAGGGCATCAACGTCAACGTGACCCTGCTCTTCCACCGCGACGCCTACAGCCGCGTCCGCGACGCCTACATCGCCGGCCTGGAGCGATTGGCGGAGGCCGGCGGCGACCTCTCGCGCGTCGCCTCCGTCGCCTCCTTCTTTGTCAGCCGCGTCGACAGCGCCGTCGACGGCCTCCTCGAGCCCTGGGTGCAGTCCGGCGAGGAGGAGCTCGCCGACCTGCTCGGCAAGGCCGCGATAGCCAACGCTGCCCTCGCCTACCGCGACTTCCAGGAGACCGTCGCCACCCAGCGCTTCCAGTCCCTGAAGGCGAAGGGCGCCCGCGCCCAGCGGCCCCTGTGGGCCAGCACTGGCACCAAGAACGCCGCATACAGCGACGTCCTGTACATCGACTCCCTCATCGCTCCTGACACCGTCAACACCATGCCCCCCGCAACCCTGGAGAGCTACCTCGACCACGGCAACGTCGCCCTCTCCCTTGAGCCCTCCATCCCAGAGGCCGACCGCGTCATGGATGCTCTCGAGGCCAACGGCGTCAGCATGACTGAGGTCACCGACAAGCTCCTCGCCGACGGCGTCAAGGCCTTCGCCGACTCCTTCGTCACTCTCCTCGCCAACGTCGAGGAGAAGAAGGCCGCCCTCCTCGCCAGCCACTACGCCGCGACCGCCGCCCTCGGCGAGTCACAGCCCGCTGTCGACGCCGCCGTCGCCGACCTCGTCGAGCGCGACGCTGTCCGCCGCATCTGGGACGCCGACCACACCCTCTGGAAGCCCGACCCCACGGAGATAACCAACCGTCTTGGCTGGCTCACGCTTCCTACCGCCATGCGCCCGCACGCCGAGGCTCTGCAGTCCTTCGCTGGCGAGGTCAGCGGCATGGGCATCGACGACGTCGTCCTCCTCGGCATGGGCGGCAGCAGCCTCGGCGCAGAGGCCCTCCGCAGCGTCTTCGGCGAGGCCCCCGGCCGTCCGCGTCTTACCGTGCTCGACACCACCGTCCCGGAGTGGACCGCCGCCGTCCGAGACGCTATCGACATTCGCCGCACCCTCTTCCTCGTCTCCTCCAAGTCCGGCGGCACCCTTGAGACCCTCACGGGCTACCGCTACTTCCGCAAGCTGGTAGACGACGCCCTCGGTACCGAAGGCGGCACACGCTTTGTTGCCATCACCGACGAGGGCAGCGGCCTCGAACGCCTCGCCCGTGACGAGGGCTTCCTGCGCACCTTCCTCAACCCGGAGACCATCGGCGGGCGCTACTCCGTCCTCTCCTACTTCGGCCTCGTCCCTGCCGTCCTCACCGGCATCGACGTGGCAGCCCTCCTCGACCGCGCCGCCCTCATGCAGTGTGCGTGCGCCCCTGGCGTCCCGGCCGGCGATCACCCCGGCCTGCAGCTTGGAGCTTCCATCGGCGCTCTCGCCAGGGCCGGCCGCGACAAGCTCACCTTTGTCACCACGCCCGCCCTCGGCTGCTTCGGCCTCTGGGCGGAGCAACTCATCGCCGAGAGCCTCGGCAAGGAGGGCGTCGGCATCGTCCCCGTCGCCAACGAGCCGCTCCTAGGCCCCGAGAGCTACGGCGCCGACCGTGTCTTCGCCTACCTCTGCCTCGACGGCGACGACGCCCAGGCCACCGACGGCGCAATCGCCGCCCTCGAGGCCGCCGGCCACCCCGTCCTCCGCTTCACCCTCCGCGACCGCAACGACCTTGCCGCCGAGATGTACCGCTGGGAGTTCGCCACGGCTGTCGCCGGCGCCGTCCTCGGCGTGAACCCCTTCGACCAGCCCAACGTGCAGGGCGCCAAGGACAAGACCGCCGAGGTCCTCGACGCCTACGCCCGCGACGGCGCCCTGCCGGCAGCCGCCGAGACCTGCTCCTTCGATGAGCTCCTCGCGCAGGCCGCCCCCGGCGACTACCTCTGCATCATGGCCTATGTCCGGCAGACGCCCGAGGTCGATGCCGCGCTGGAAGCCCTGCGCCTGCGCGTCATGCAGCGGCACGGCATCACGACCACGTCCGGCTACGGCCCGCGCTTCCTCCACTCGACGGGACAGCTCCACAAGGGGGGCCCCGCCACCGGCGTGTTCCTGCAGATCACCACGGACCACCCCAACGACATCGACATACCGGGGCAGGGCTACAGCTTCGGTACGCTGGCCGACGCCCAGTCCTTCGGCGACCTGCAGGCCCTGCAGGCCGCGGGCCTCCGCGCCGCGCGGGTCCGCCTCTCCGCCAACGCCGTCGCCGAGGGCATCGCAGCCCTCTAG
- the zwf gene encoding glucose-6-phosphate dehydrogenase: protein MPGEAITIVIMGATGDLARRKLIPALFELRCNGGCPLEMNLVGFSRTPLTHEGFRQMVWESVREFGPLALRTDEWEDFAQHLHYVTGDLDSLEDLELLTELLNEFERGFEGVANRLYYLSIAPSLYEVTLRNMGASGMTDEGNGWRRVVIEKPFGRDLATARDLNRTVHSLFREEQVYRIDHYLGKETVQNLMVFRFGNILFEPLWNSHYVDNVQITVAEELSVGDRAGYYDTSGVVRDMVQNHLLQILTIIAMEPPTGVDADSLRDRKVDVLKAIRHWTPGEAAVNAVAGQYDGYLGEPDVPPGSRTPTFAAMRLFVETWRWHGVPFYLRSGKSMAGKISEVVVQFRRPPSVIAGPDTVLPGNPNLLALCLQPDEGAHLRFEVKVPGQGLTMRSEHMQFQYEWAFGQQAIPDAYERLLQDAINGDPALFIRSDHIEEAWRVVDPLLEAWSRPNAPRPERYAPGTWGPHAADRLLAEHGHHWITVCGQRYAPSP from the coding sequence ATGCCCGGAGAGGCCATCACCATCGTCATCATGGGCGCGACGGGCGATCTGGCCCGCCGCAAGCTCATCCCCGCCCTCTTTGAGTTGCGCTGCAACGGCGGCTGTCCTCTCGAGATGAACCTCGTCGGCTTCTCCCGCACGCCTCTCACGCACGAGGGCTTCCGGCAGATGGTGTGGGAGAGCGTCCGCGAGTTCGGCCCCCTCGCCCTCCGCACGGACGAGTGGGAGGACTTCGCCCAGCACCTCCACTACGTCACCGGCGACCTCGACAGTCTCGAGGACCTCGAGTTACTCACCGAGCTCCTCAACGAGTTCGAGCGCGGCTTTGAGGGCGTCGCCAACCGCCTCTATTACCTCTCCATCGCCCCCTCGCTCTACGAGGTCACCCTGCGCAACATGGGCGCCAGCGGCATGACCGACGAGGGCAACGGCTGGCGCCGCGTCGTCATCGAGAAACCCTTCGGCCGAGACCTCGCCACCGCGCGGGATCTCAACCGCACTGTCCACTCCCTCTTTCGAGAGGAGCAGGTCTACCGCATTGACCACTACCTTGGCAAGGAGACCGTGCAGAACCTCATGGTCTTCCGCTTCGGCAACATCCTCTTCGAGCCACTCTGGAACAGCCACTACGTCGACAACGTGCAGATCACCGTCGCCGAGGAGCTCTCCGTCGGCGACCGCGCCGGCTACTACGACACCTCCGGCGTCGTCCGCGACATGGTCCAGAACCACCTGCTCCAGATCCTCACCATCATCGCCATGGAGCCCCCGACCGGCGTCGACGCCGACTCCCTCCGCGACCGCAAGGTCGATGTCCTCAAGGCCATCCGCCACTGGACGCCCGGGGAGGCCGCCGTCAACGCCGTAGCCGGCCAGTACGACGGCTACCTCGGCGAGCCTGACGTCCCGCCCGGCTCCCGCACACCCACCTTCGCCGCCATGCGCCTCTTCGTCGAGACCTGGCGCTGGCACGGCGTCCCCTTCTACCTGCGCTCCGGCAAGTCCATGGCCGGCAAGATCTCTGAGGTCGTCGTCCAATTCCGCCGCCCGCCCTCCGTCATCGCCGGCCCTGACACCGTCTTGCCCGGCAACCCCAACCTGCTCGCCCTGTGCCTCCAGCCCGACGAGGGCGCCCATCTCCGCTTCGAGGTCAAGGTGCCCGGCCAGGGCCTCACCATGCGCTCCGAGCACATGCAGTTCCAGTACGAGTGGGCATTCGGTCAGCAAGCAATCCCCGACGCCTACGAGCGCCTCCTGCAGGACGCCATCAACGGCGACCCCGCGCTCTTCATCCGCAGTGACCACATTGAGGAGGCCTGGCGCGTCGTAGACCCGCTCTTGGAGGCGTGGTCGCGCCCCAACGCCCCGCGTCCTGAGCGCTACGCCCCCGGCACTTGGGGCCCCCACGCCGCCGACCGCCTTCTCGCCGAGCACGGCCACCACTGGATCACCGTCTGCGGACAGCGGTATGCCCCATCCCCCTGA
- a CDS encoding type II toxin-antitoxin system VapC family toxin has translation MLVLDTQALVWDRLGDSRLGRRARLRIEQALQDANLAVSTITFWEVAMLHGKGRIELRVDVETWRATLLRDGLVEIPVDGNIAVRAGLLTDLHRDPADRFIVATALGGHDLLTSDRRILDWQSELVRVDARE, from the coding sequence ATGCTAGTGCTGGATACACAAGCGCTTGTCTGGGACCGGCTTGGGGACTCACGCCTAGGCAGGCGGGCCAGACTCCGTATTGAGCAGGCCTTACAAGACGCCAATCTTGCCGTTTCAACCATTACGTTCTGGGAAGTAGCGATGCTCCACGGGAAGGGGCGCATAGAACTTCGCGTGGATGTAGAAACATGGCGCGCTACCCTGCTGCGCGATGGTCTGGTGGAGATTCCTGTCGACGGCAACATCGCAGTGCGCGCCGGTCTTCTCACCGACCTCCATCGAGACCCAGCCGATCGCTTTATCGTCGCGACGGCGCTTGGAGGCCACGACCTTCTCACCTCAGACCGCCGCATCCTCGATTGGCAGAGCGAGCTCGTGCGGGTGGACGCCCGGGAATAG
- a CDS encoding NAD-dependent malic enzyme → MTTRHNPSIAYSITVRAQYPNRVGMLAAISAAIGEVEGDIGAIDTVSSSRTSMTRDITVNARDVAHGERIANRVRKVPGVKVASVSDPVFLRHLGGKIEVNSRSPVTTRNDMSIVYTPGVGRVSMAIYHDPQALWTLTGKGNTVAVVTDGTAVLGLGDIGPGGAMPVMEGKAVLFKELAGVDAYPICLDTKDADEIVEIVKAISPGFGGVNLEDISAPRCFYVEERLKDELDIPIFHDDQHGTAVVVLAGLINAVKITGKKMEDLKVVVNGVGASGIACAKILMTAGCYNIIGCDTQGIVYRGRDNRGNKAKDEFAEISNPDNIEGDLAKAMQGADVFLGLSGPNTVTPAMAREMNDEPIIFAMANPDPEIWPEEAQGIARVMATGRSDYPNQINNALCFPGIFRGALDVRAREINEEMKLAAAQAIAAGVPNSDLNEDYIIPSIFDKGVVRRVAREVAAAAQRTGVARRSRRRVTSYSPRSRGV, encoded by the coding sequence ATGACCACGAGGCACAACCCTAGTATCGCCTATAGCATCACGGTGCGGGCCCAGTACCCCAACCGCGTCGGCATGCTGGCCGCCATCTCCGCTGCCATCGGCGAGGTAGAGGGCGACATCGGCGCGATCGACACCGTCAGCTCCAGCCGCACCTCCATGACCCGCGACATCACCGTCAACGCCCGCGACGTTGCCCACGGCGAGCGTATCGCCAACCGCGTCCGCAAGGTGCCCGGCGTCAAGGTGGCCAGCGTCTCTGACCCCGTCTTCCTGCGGCACCTCGGCGGCAAGATTGAGGTCAACAGCCGCTCGCCCGTCACCACCCGCAATGACATGTCCATCGTTTACACGCCCGGCGTCGGCCGCGTAAGCATGGCCATCTACCACGACCCGCAGGCCCTCTGGACGCTGACGGGCAAGGGCAATACCGTCGCCGTTGTCACCGACGGCACCGCCGTCCTCGGCCTCGGCGACATCGGCCCCGGCGGCGCCATGCCCGTTATGGAGGGCAAGGCCGTCCTCTTCAAGGAGCTCGCCGGCGTCGACGCCTACCCCATCTGCCTCGACACCAAGGACGCCGACGAGATCGTTGAGATCGTGAAGGCCATCAGCCCCGGCTTCGGCGGCGTCAACTTGGAGGACATCTCCGCCCCCCGCTGCTTCTATGTCGAGGAGCGCCTGAAGGACGAGTTGGACATCCCCATCTTCCATGACGACCAGCACGGCACTGCCGTCGTGGTGCTGGCCGGCCTCATCAACGCCGTCAAGATCACCGGCAAGAAGATGGAAGACCTGAAGGTGGTGGTCAACGGCGTGGGCGCCAGCGGCATTGCCTGCGCCAAGATCCTCATGACCGCCGGCTGCTACAACATCATCGGCTGCGACACCCAGGGCATCGTCTACCGCGGCCGCGACAACCGCGGCAACAAGGCCAAGGACGAGTTCGCGGAGATCAGCAACCCCGACAACATCGAGGGCGACCTCGCCAAGGCCATGCAAGGCGCGGACGTCTTCCTCGGCCTCTCCGGCCCCAACACCGTCACCCCCGCTATGGCAAGGGAAATGAACGACGAGCCCATCATCTTCGCCATGGCCAACCCGGACCCGGAGATCTGGCCCGAGGAGGCCCAGGGCATCGCGAGGGTCATGGCAACCGGCCGTTCTGACTACCCCAACCAGATCAACAACGCCCTCTGCTTTCCCGGCATCTTCCGGGGCGCCCTGGACGTCCGCGCCCGTGAGATCAACGAGGAGATGAAGCTCGCCGCCGCCCAGGCCATCGCCGCCGGCGTCCCCAACAGCGACCTCAACGAGGACTACATCATCCCCAGCATCTTCGATAAGGGTGTCGTCCGCCGCGTCGCCCGGGAGGTGGCCGCCGCCGCCCAGCGCACCGGCGTCGCCCGCCGCTCCCGCCGCCGCGTAACCTCCTACTCCCCCCGCAGCCGCGGCGTGTAG
- the pyrF gene encoding orotidine-5'-phosphate decarboxylase yields MPAFAENLLAAAERNRSLLCVGLDPDPVRMPVADVAEFNRAIIEATADLVCAYKPNLAFYEAFGPPGLDALRATLDAIPDWIPVIADAKRGDLDNSSAGYARALFDVWDFDAATFHPYMGRDSLAPFLARPERGILVLCRTSNPSAREFQDLQVTPMTGGDTRPMYEYVAMTAAKWNDNGNVGLVVGATYPDELERVRDLCTDMPILIPGVGAQEGALERSVAAGIDERGRNAIVNASRGVIYAGDDPATYPQAARDAAQHLRDTINRVLEDRGLGWAA; encoded by the coding sequence ATGCCCGCCTTCGCCGAAAACCTCCTCGCCGCCGCCGAGCGCAACCGCAGCCTCCTCTGCGTCGGCCTCGACCCCGACCCCGTGCGCATGCCCGTCGCCGACGTCGCCGAGTTCAACCGCGCCATCATCGAGGCTACCGCGGATCTAGTCTGCGCCTACAAGCCCAACCTGGCCTTCTACGAGGCGTTCGGCCCTCCCGGCCTCGACGCCCTCCGCGCCACCCTCGACGCCATCCCCGACTGGATCCCCGTCATCGCCGACGCCAAGCGCGGTGACCTCGACAACTCCTCCGCCGGCTACGCCAGGGCCCTCTTCGACGTCTGGGATTTTGACGCCGCCACCTTCCATCCCTACATGGGCCGGGACTCCCTCGCGCCCTTCCTCGCCCGCCCGGAGCGCGGCATCCTCGTCCTCTGCCGCACCTCCAACCCCAGCGCCCGCGAGTTCCAGGACCTCCAGGTCACGCCCATGACCGGTGGCGACACCCGCCCCATGTACGAGTACGTCGCGATGACCGCCGCCAAGTGGAACGACAACGGCAACGTCGGCCTCGTCGTCGGCGCCACCTACCCCGACGAGCTCGAGCGCGTCCGCGACCTTTGCACCGACATGCCCATCCTCATCCCCGGCGTCGGCGCGCAGGAGGGCGCCCTTGAGCGCTCCGTCGCCGCCGGCATCGACGAGCGCGGCCGCAACGCCATCGTCAACGCCAGCCGCGGCGTCATCTACGCCGGCGACGATCCCGCCACCTACCCCCAGGCCGCCCGCGACGCCGCCCAACACCTCCGCGACACCATCAACCGCGTCCTCGAAGACCGCGGCCTCGGTTGGGCCGCCTAA